ATCGGGACGGCCTGGGTCATGACCAGCTTGGCGGGCGGTTCGACGACCTCGTAGATGGCGTCGCAAGGGTGTTCCTGGCCCTCGGGAGAGCGGAAGACATAGTGCCAGGCCCCGCCGACCTTCAGGTCCATGGTGCAGACCGGCATGGTATAGGGCTTGGGCGGCCACCAGTTCTTCACATGCTCGGGTTTGGTGAAGGCCTCAAAGACCAGGGCCCGGGGGGCCTGGAAGGTCCTTTTGAACACGATGACCTTATCCTTCATTTTGCTCAGTTCCATCGCCCATTTCCTCCTCTATTTTTAAAGCTATTTAAGTAAGCCTCTAAACGGTCCAGGGCCTGTTCCCAGAAGATCCAGTAGGCATGAAGCACGGGCTTTACCGGCCCCGTTTACGGGCGATCAAGGTGTCTAAACTCCAAGCTCCGCTTCCATAAGCGGCGAAGAAGAGGAAGACGAAACAAAAGAGCACCGCCGTTTCGCCGTGATTCTGGACCGGCCAAAAGCCTTGGGGGAAGTGAGCCTGAAAATAGGCCACCGCCATCTCGCCCGAAACGACGAAAGCCGCGCAGCGGGTGAAAAGCCCCAAGAGGATCAAGGTCCCGCCGATCAATTCCAGCATCCCGGCGAACCAAACCTCTGCGGGGAAGTGAGGATGGCCCCCAAATTGAGCCGGGACGCCCCCGAACCAATCCAGGATCTTGACCCCGCCCGCCTGGAGGAAGAGCAGTCCGGCCACCACCCTCAGCAAGAAATAAGTCACCTCGACCATTTGTTCCTTTTTCATTTTGCCGCTCCTTGATGTTCCGGAATGTATTCGTCCAATTTGTCGAAGGAACCGGTCCAGCCGCCGTGCATGCCGGAACGGGCCTTGATGAAGGTGTCGGTCTCCGCGGCCGAGGGATCGACCGGCTCCCAGATAACGGTCACCCGGGTCTGTTCGGGACCCTCGGCCGTGAGCAACACCGTCGTGCGCATGGTCTCGGGCCAAGTGGGGGCCATCGGGTGTTTGGCCACGTTGCCTTTCGCATCGGCGAATTGCTGGGTATAGACGATGCGGTTCGGTTTGGTGAACTCCAGGTACTGGGTCTTGCCGTACATCGTGTGCTGGCCGCTGGCGTCGGTCATGGAATAGAAGCTCTTGCCGCCGGGCCGCATGTCCACCTCGATGAATTTCATCGTGAACCCGGTCGGGGGAACCCACCGGGCGACATGTTCGGGGCGGGTCCAAAGGTCGTACATCAACTCCAGGGGCGCCTGGAAAGAGCGGTTGATGACGAAGATCTCTTTGCGCGAGGTCCCTTTCTCCAGGTATTCGGCCAACCGGTCCCAGGTGGAATCGCCGTTCGCCTTCTTGATGAACTTGCGGGTTTCCGCGGCCGCTTCGGCCGTGGGCAGGGCCATGGTCATGTCCAGGTGGGTCTTGCCGTCCAATTCCTTGAAGAGGACCGTGACCCGGAACAGGGGCTTTTGCTCGTCGTTGCCGCCGTGGTCATAGACCATCTTGGAGAAGGGCTCGACCTCGAAATACCGGGTC
The window above is part of the bacterium genome. Proteins encoded here:
- a CDS encoding SRPBCC domain-containing protein, with the translated sequence MELSKMKDKVIVFKRTFQAPRALVFEAFTKPEHVKNWWPPKPYTMPVCTMDLKVGGAWHYVFRSPEGQEHPCDAIYEVVEPPAKLVMTQAVPMPDGKPFFKIRQTITFEEKDGATALTFEVRILEANPGSEPFLGGMEQGTNMTLDNLAEYLAGKK
- a CDS encoding SRPBCC family protein, with the protein product MPATKNKPNEINILRVYDAPVKMVWDAWTTDQVGHWWGPRGFTITTHSKDIRPGGMWHYTMHGPDGVDYVNKTRYFEVEPFSKMVYDHGGNDEQKPLFRVTVLFKELDGKTHLDMTMALPTAEAAAETRKFIKKANGDSTWDRLAEYLEKGTSRKEIFVINRSFQAPLELMYDLWTRPEHVARWVPPTGFTMKFIEVDMRPGGKSFYSMTDASGQHTMYGKTQYLEFTKPNRIVYTQQFADAKGNVAKHPMAPTWPETMRTTVLLTAEGPEQTRVTVIWEPVDPSAAETDTFIKARSGMHGGWTGSFDKLDEYIPEHQGAAK
- a CDS encoding DoxX family protein: MKKEQMVEVTYFLLRVVAGLLFLQAGGVKILDWFGGVPAQFGGHPHFPAEVWFAGMLELIGGTLILLGLFTRCAAFVVSGEMAVAYFQAHFPQGFWPVQNHGETAVLFCFVFLFFAAYGSGAWSLDTLIARKRGR